TTACAATCCTATCACCATGGGCTACTATTACCCTGCGCAGTTCTGGCATACTGCTTTGCTCAGCCTTTAGATAGAGCGGTTCAACGTAGATTATTGCATTATTAATGGGTATAACCAGTAAGTTGCCCCTAATTACCGATACACCCCGTTGACTCCACAGTGTTAACTGTTGAGAAATATCTCCGTCCTGGTCAATTCTGGCCTCAATTTGCATTGGCCCGTAAACCAGCTCCCCTTGGGGGAAGGTGTATACTAACAGCCGACCATAATTATCACCGTCAGATCGTCCTGCAAGCCAACCAATCATATTTACCCTGTTAGTGGGCGTAAACGGCAAGATCTGCACAAATTCCGGCCCATCGGAGTCCGGCAACTCAATGACTGTATAATAGGGTTCCATGCGAGATTCATCGCCAGCAAATACCTCAGTGGGCAGCTGCCAACGGTCTTCCTTATTATAGAACACCTGAGCATTAGTCATATGATAAGTGGTATACATAGATGCCTGCACAGCAAACAAATCAATGGGATATCTGATGTGACGGCGTAAATCTTCAGGCATCTCGTCAAGATCCTTAAACATATCGGGGAAAATTTTACTGTACACCTGAATGATCGGATCATCCGGGTCAGCAATATAAAAATCTACTAAACCGGTATAGGCGTCAACCACTGCCTTAACCGAATTTCTTAGATAGTTTAAATTCTCCTGGTAAGGCTCTGAATAGGGATACATGTTGGTTGATGTGTAGGCATCCCACAACCAGTATAACTTTCCTTCACTTATGACAATATAAGGATCGTCATCAAATTTTAAGAAGGGTGCAATCTTTGGTACACGCACCTTAATATTCCTATCCATTAACAGCTGGCTTTCCGGTGTTATGTCACCGGTAAAGATCATTCTATAATCTGACAATACATATGCCAGTACAAGCTTTCTAAAAAATGAGTTTATCTTAATCCCGGTATCGCCTTCCCAGTTTGTATAAACGTTCTGATCCCCCATGGGATAGTTAAACTCCTGAGTCTTGGTGTTGACAAAAACATATTGATCCGTCTTTTCACCAAAATAAACCTCCGGTCTTTCAATGGGGACATCATCAATACCTACCGGTGGAATATCTTTAATAAAGAACTCCGGCAAACCTTCCGTTGTAACTTCGTTAACCGGGCTCATGGCCACTCCAAAACCGTGAGTATACATTAAATGCTGGTTAACCCAAGTTTTAGCCTGGGCCGGCAATTTATCAATATTCATTTCCCTGGCTGACAACATTACTTGCCGTATTTCCCCATCAATCATATATCTATCAATATCATTGTCTACAAACTCATAGTACAGACGTAGCTCTTGCAGCTGAGCATAGGTCTGCATTAATGGTTTCCAATCCCACAGACGAATATTGTCCACTGTAGCTCTGTTGTTACTGATGTCATCGGCATTTAAAAGCTTGCCGGCAGGAAAACTGGCCACTTCAATCTTGTCTAAATTATAAGCGGCCCGTGTAAATTCAATATTATGGGCAATATAGGGTTCTTCACGGTGAAACTGATTGGGTACCACCACAAACCGCTCAACCAAGCTGGGTACTACCCCGGTCAATATAATGGCAGTTACAATTAAACCCACTACGCTATACATTACTAAGTTAAAGCGACGCAATCTAATGTTTACCAGAATTACAAGGGCGGTTAGAACTGACAAAACAGCCAGCACAGTGAGGGCCAGCAGGTTGACGTTTATATCTGTATAGCCCGCGCCGTATATTACCCCGGTTTCACTAAATAGCAACATATATCTACTTAAGAAAAAGTCAATGGCTTTAAAGACAAAGTATAATGCTGCCAGTGCTGACAGGTGTATTCTGGCCTGTGTGGACTTAATTAACTCAATGCGGCCATTATTAAGCATTGACTCTGATAAGAAATATATAACTGCCACCACCAAGGCAGTTACTATGGTGGTCCAAGTTAAAAAGGATAAGATAAACTGATACAGAGGCAATAGAAATACATAGAATCCAATATCTTTATTAAATATGGGGTCTGTTTTGCCAAAATCCGTGGCATTTAAAAATTTCTGTACAGTTATCCAGTCACCGCTAAATGCACTACTGGTCATAAATGCCAGTACTGCACTGATTATTATAAAAAATAAAAAAACGGTCCGTTTATTTATCAGTCCCAGCCATTCTTCAATAGGAGGTTGTTGTATTACAATTACATTTTCATCCAAATGTTGTCTACGTAAATGCTGGAAATTTTCAACCTTTTCCAGTAAAAAGCGTCTGGTAAATAATAAATTAAATAAAATAAAAGCAAAAAACAGTAGGCCTATGGCCACCCTAAGCCCCATTTCGGTTAACAGTACTGTTAAAAACACCGACTGGTAGTTCAGTGTTCCAAACCATAACCAATCTGTGTATAAACTAGCAAGCCAGTATGACATGCTAAAAACTGCTACTACTAAAGCCAGTATTACGTATATTGATGCTTTACCGCGCAATAAATACACCTCCATAGTCTCTTATTCTAGCATTTTTCCCAATGTCAACCAATTTAAAACATCCTGTTCTAAATCGGGGCCTTTAAGATTCTTTTACATGGGTTTTCTGGGCTTGTGGGTGTCATCTGCTTCCTTTCTTAGCTTGGCTTCACAAAATTGACAAAAGGATGAAACTTTTTTCTTTGGTTTGGGAATGAAATCATCTTCATCGTCCCACATGCTTTTTTTCGGTTCATCTTCTTCTTGATTAATTAATCTACCACAAATAATACAACGTGTAGACATTACTCCACCCCCAATTTGGTAATTGTTATTTTTTTCTCTGCTTACTGCGCCTTTTCCTGCTGTTTATTACACTTTCTTTAAAATTAAAATTAAACTGCACAGTCCCTTTAAGTAAAAAGGCGACAAGGTTGTCGCCTTAAATATCTATATTCTTATTATGTTTTTCAAAGGCCAACTTAACTATTTCTTCCACAAGTTCAGCAAAGCCAATACCCGCTGCCCTTGCCGAATCCGGCACCAGGCTTGTTTCAGTCATACCGGGTATGGTGTTTATTTCCAATACATAGGCCCTACCCTCAGGTGAAATTATAAAATCTACCCTGGCTAACCCACTACAACCCAAAGTTGTATAAGTGCGTAGCGCTAAATCTTCTGTGACCCGCAAAACTTCATCGGTAAGCCTTGGGGGAATGATGTGTTCGCTCATACCAACAGTATATTTGGCATGATAATCATAAACCCCGGTGGCCGATACTATCTCAATTTGTGGTAAGACGCGAGCTTGTTCATTGCCCATCACTGTCACTGTTACCTCTGTGCCGGCAATAAACTTTTCTACCATTATGGTTGAATCATAATTTAAAGCATTTTCCAATGCCTCCGGTAATTCTTCGATATTATTCACAAAATAGATTCCAATGGTAGACCCCTGGGTTGGAGCCTTCACTACCACCGGTAAAGATAGGCGGCCAACAATTTCGTTACAGACCTGTTCTAAACCCATTTTTTCAATTGAATGCTTCGTATAAGTACAAAAATCAGGGGTAGAAATATTGTCAAATAACAATAATTTTTTAGTTGCTATTTTATCCATAGCCACTGCACTGGATAGCACACCGGAACCGGTGTACGGAATCTGCAGTAATTCCAGCAACCCTTGAATTGTGCCGTCCTCACCATATGTCCCATGCAGGGCCAAAAAGGCCAAATCTATGTTATTGGCTTTAATTTCTTCTATGAAATTAGGATCCCCGGTATCAATTTTTATTGCTTTATAACCCTTTGATTTTAAAGCTTGAAAGACCGCTTCTCCGCTTTTTAAGGAAACCTCCCGTTCAGCAGATTTTCCACCGTATAACACACCTATGGTTATTGGCATTGTGACACCTCCAGTTAAGTATATTTTATTATATTCGCAGACCACCGATAAAATCCTTTTGAAGTTTTTCCCTTGACTAATGAAATCCAATATTTTATAATGTAATTTGTCGACTAAAATACTATACTAACCATACAGGGGAGTAGCTCAATTGGCAGAGCATCGGTCTCCAAAACCGAGGGCTGCGGGTTCAAATCCTGTCTCCCCTGCCAGTTTAGAATAACTTGGCTTACACTGCGTCCTTTGGACGCCGATGGAAGCCTTTTTTCTTCTTCAAAAGTAATAAAAGGGTGCCCCTGCACCCTTTAAATATGCTTCTTGCAAGCCTTGTCTGTGGAATTTTTGTTATAATGTGCTATCGGTTGTAGGTAATCAAAACGTAAGGTCTGAGGTTTTTCATCAAAATTTATCATTACTACCTTGCAACGCATTAATCTTTTTAGAAATTTAAACATAAAACACACTCCTTTACTTTCTTTGCTTTATCTGCTTGTCCTATAATATTCAATATTACC
This window of the Desulfofalx alkaliphila DSM 12257 genome carries:
- a CDS encoding D-alanine--D-alanine ligase; translation: MPITIGVLYGGKSAEREVSLKSGEAVFQALKSKGYKAIKIDTGDPNFIEEIKANNIDLAFLALHGTYGEDGTIQGLLELLQIPYTGSGVLSSAVAMDKIATKKLLLFDNISTPDFCTYTKHSIEKMGLEQVCNEIVGRLSLPVVVKAPTQGSTIGIYFVNNIEELPEALENALNYDSTIMVEKFIAGTEVTVTVMGNEQARVLPQIEIVSATGVYDYHAKYTVGMSEHIIPPRLTDEVLRVTEDLALRTYTTLGCSGLARVDFIISPEGRAYVLEINTIPGMTETSLVPDSARAAGIGFAELVEEIVKLAFEKHNKNIDI
- a CDS encoding UPF0182 family protein, whose product is MYLLRGKASIYVILALVVAVFSMSYWLASLYTDWLWFGTLNYQSVFLTVLLTEMGLRVAIGLLFFAFILFNLLFTRRFLLEKVENFQHLRRQHLDENVIVIQQPPIEEWLGLINKRTVFLFFIIISAVLAFMTSSAFSGDWITVQKFLNATDFGKTDPIFNKDIGFYVFLLPLYQFILSFLTWTTIVTALVVAVIYFLSESMLNNGRIELIKSTQARIHLSALAALYFVFKAIDFFLSRYMLLFSETGVIYGAGYTDINVNLLALTVLAVLSVLTALVILVNIRLRRFNLVMYSVVGLIVTAIILTGVVPSLVERFVVVPNQFHREEPYIAHNIEFTRAAYNLDKIEVASFPAGKLLNADDISNNRATVDNIRLWDWKPLMQTYAQLQELRLYYEFVDNDIDRYMIDGEIRQVMLSAREMNIDKLPAQAKTWVNQHLMYTHGFGVAMSPVNEVTTEGLPEFFIKDIPPVGIDDVPIERPEVYFGEKTDQYVFVNTKTQEFNYPMGDQNVYTNWEGDTGIKINSFFRKLVLAYVLSDYRMIFTGDITPESQLLMDRNIKVRVPKIAPFLKFDDDPYIVISEGKLYWLWDAYTSTNMYPYSEPYQENLNYLRNSVKAVVDAYTGLVDFYIADPDDPIIQVYSKIFPDMFKDLDEMPEDLRRHIRYPIDLFAVQASMYTTYHMTNAQVFYNKEDRWQLPTEVFAGDESRMEPYYTVIELPDSDGPEFVQILPFTPTNRVNMIGWLAGRSDGDNYGRLLVYTFPQGELVYGPMQIEARIDQDGDISQQLTLWSQRGVSVIRGNLLVIPINNAIIYVEPLYLKAEQSSMPELRRVIVAHGDRIVMEPTLELALQRLFGEGIGSPIDKPTLPSDGEAGDLPGDIERPSVISIDQLIQEAERHFNEGQQRLKEGDWAGYGESQNKLREVLERLSEQTI